The stretch of DNA ACCCCGAAGCCGAGCTGCGGGATGGTGCGCCCGTCGTTGAGGGTGATCGTCGGGACGGCTCCGGTCTTCTGCGTCGTGTCGCTCACGGTGTGGTCTGTACCCCGTCCGCGGAGATCTACACCTCAGACGTCAGATGAGGCGGGCTGCCGCCCCGGCGAGCCGCACCACGTCGAGGGCGTCCTCGCCGTCGCCCACCGGCTGCAGCACCACGGAGGTCGCGCCGGCCTCACCGTAGGCGCGCACGAGCGCCGCCACCTCCTCCGGCGCCCCCACCAGCGGCGTGGCGGGGCGGTGGTTGCCCCACCCGACCGCCTCGGCGTCGATGCGCGCGCGGGCGCGCTCCCCCACCGCCGACGGCACGAACACCACCACCTGGAAGGAGGGGTCCCCGGCCCGCCCGGTGTGCCCCACGGACTCGGCCACCTGCTCCGGCGACGGCCCGGCGTCGAGGATGACGCCATCGGAGCGCTCCCCCGCCAGGGCCAGCGTCTTCGGTCCGCGCGCGCCCACGAGCAGCGGCGGCACCGCCTGCGGCGGGTGGTCGAGCTGCACGCCGTCGAGGTGGACGTAGCGGCCGTCGGCGCTGACCCGCTCACCGCGCAGCAGCGGCGC from Quadrisphaera sp. RL12-1S encodes:
- a CDS encoding LLM class flavin-dependent oxidoreductase; amino-acid sequence: MPSSAAQPQPSSSSSSPAVGVVVRPQQPPEALREHATTAEAAGADELWLWEDCFWAGGLTSSAMALAWTSSIRVGLGLMPVPLRNAALTAMEVAALARAFPGRFLPGVGHGVLDWMGQVGAREASPMTLLREHLDVLAPLLRGERVSADGRYVHLDGVQLDHPPQAVPPLLVGARGPKTLALAGERSDGVILDAGPSPEQVAESVGHTGRAGDPSFQVVVFVPSAVGERARARIDAEAVGWGNHRPATPLVGAPEEVAALVRAYGEAGATSVVLQPVGDGEDALDVVRLAGAAARLI